One Halobacterium sp. DL1 DNA window includes the following coding sequences:
- a CDS encoding ABC transporter permease, giving the protein MRREWSVAAITRATLPVLLALTVVEVGSGLVLGSFEATLLAHPSLLVLVPVTIGTAGNLGSILASRLSTAFHLGTLSFDPADDQLAGNAVATVALALTLFPIVGVGAWGLATLTQGADLAVETVVVVASLSGAALAVLAVVVTVAATYAAYRFELDPDDVVIPVVTNVCDVLGVLVLFGVVELLV; this is encoded by the coding sequence GTGCGCCGGGAGTGGAGCGTCGCGGCAATCACGCGAGCCACACTCCCCGTGTTGCTCGCGCTCACGGTCGTCGAAGTCGGGAGCGGGCTGGTCCTCGGCTCCTTCGAGGCGACGCTGCTCGCCCACCCCTCGCTGCTGGTGCTCGTGCCGGTCACAATCGGCACCGCGGGCAACCTGGGCAGCATCCTCGCCTCGCGGCTCTCGACGGCGTTCCACCTCGGGACGCTCTCCTTCGACCCGGCCGACGACCAGCTGGCCGGCAACGCTGTCGCCACCGTCGCGCTGGCGCTCACGCTGTTCCCCATCGTGGGCGTCGGCGCGTGGGGACTCGCGACGCTCACGCAGGGCGCCGACCTCGCCGTCGAGACGGTGGTCGTCGTGGCCTCGCTCTCCGGGGCCGCGCTCGCCGTGCTCGCCGTCGTCGTCACTGTCGCCGCGACGTACGCCGCCTACCGGTTCGAACTCGACCCCGACGACGTGGTGATTCCCGTCGTCACGAACGTCTGCGACGTGCTGGGCGTGCTCGTCCTGTTCGGCGTCGTGGAACTGCTCGTGTGA
- a CDS encoding membrane protein, which produces MSVRAVAVDAYREAAPALAASVVGGLFAGVVLGGMRGQLRIVEGLLVLVPALLATRGNVYGAFGARLATGLHQGVVEPHVTAGDERLRAAAAAAMSNGLIASVFAALVAFLTLVVLGRPVADVWTLVGVAFVAGLLSGVALTVAVVAVVFVGFRRGHNPDTLVGPLVTTTGDVFGLAFLVVAVRVVVGGG; this is translated from the coding sequence ATGAGCGTTCGAGCGGTCGCCGTCGACGCGTACCGGGAGGCCGCCCCGGCGCTCGCGGCGAGCGTCGTCGGGGGTCTGTTCGCGGGCGTCGTCCTCGGCGGGATGCGCGGACAACTCCGCATCGTGGAGGGACTGCTCGTGCTCGTTCCCGCGCTGCTTGCGACCCGCGGGAACGTCTACGGCGCGTTCGGCGCGCGCCTCGCCACCGGCCTCCACCAGGGTGTCGTCGAACCGCACGTCACCGCCGGCGACGAACGGCTCCGGGCGGCGGCCGCGGCGGCGATGTCGAACGGACTGATAGCGAGCGTGTTCGCCGCGCTCGTCGCGTTCCTCACGCTGGTCGTGCTCGGACGGCCGGTCGCCGACGTCTGGACGCTCGTCGGTGTCGCGTTCGTCGCCGGCCTGCTCTCGGGCGTCGCGCTCACCGTGGCCGTCGTCGCCGTCGTCTTCGTCGGGTTCCGGCGCGGCCACAACCCCGACACGCTGGTCGGCCCGCTCGTGACGACGACCGGCGACGTGTTCGGCCTCGCGTTCCTCGTGGTCGCGGTCAGAGTCGTCGTCGGGGGTGGCTGA
- a CDS encoding signal recognition particle (with 7S RNA and Srp19 binds to the signal sequence of presecretory protein), which yields MVLDDLGSSLRGTLDTLRGKSRISEEDVDDVVKEIQRSLLQADVDVSLVMDLSDSIKERALEEEPPSGTSARDHVLRIVYEELVELVGDSTNIPLEDQTILLAGLQGSGKTTTAAKMAWWFSKKGLRPAVIQTDTFRPGAYDQAKEMTERAEVEFYGDPDGEDPVQIARDGLEATEDADVHIVDTAGRHALEDDLISEIEEIERAVDPDRNLLVLDAAIGQGAKDQAKQFDESIGIDGVTITKLDGTAKGGGALTAVNETGSTIAFLGTGETVQDVERFEPDSFISRLLGMGDLKQLTERVERAMHETQEGEDDWDPEDMMKGEFTLHDMRKQMQAMDNMGPLDQVMDMIPGMGGGLMDELPDNAMDVTQDRMRNFEVIMDSMTEAEMANPRSVGASQVKRIAKGSGQSEETVKELLDQHKMMARTMKQFQGMGDGDMQRMMKKMQGGGGGGGGGFGGMF from the coding sequence ATGGTACTCGACGACCTCGGGAGTTCCCTGCGGGGCACGCTCGACACCCTCCGCGGGAAGTCCCGTATCTCCGAGGAGGACGTCGACGACGTGGTCAAGGAGATCCAGCGCTCGCTGCTCCAGGCCGACGTCGACGTCAGCCTCGTCATGGACCTCTCGGACTCCATCAAGGAGCGCGCACTCGAGGAGGAGCCACCGAGCGGCACGTCCGCCCGCGACCACGTCCTCCGCATCGTCTACGAGGAGCTCGTCGAACTCGTCGGCGACTCGACGAATATCCCCCTTGAGGACCAGACCATCCTGCTGGCAGGCCTGCAGGGCTCCGGGAAGACGACCACCGCGGCGAAGATGGCGTGGTGGTTCTCGAAGAAGGGGCTGCGGCCCGCGGTCATCCAGACGGACACGTTCCGGCCGGGCGCCTACGACCAGGCGAAGGAGATGACCGAGCGCGCGGAGGTGGAGTTCTACGGCGACCCGGACGGCGAGGACCCCGTCCAGATCGCCCGCGACGGCCTCGAAGCCACCGAAGACGCGGACGTCCACATCGTGGACACGGCGGGCCGACACGCGCTGGAGGACGACCTCATCTCGGAGATCGAGGAGATCGAGCGGGCCGTCGACCCGGACCGCAACCTGCTCGTGCTCGACGCCGCCATCGGCCAGGGCGCGAAAGACCAGGCCAAGCAGTTCGACGAGTCCATCGGCATCGACGGCGTCACCATCACGAAACTCGACGGGACGGCGAAGGGTGGCGGGGCGCTCACCGCGGTGAACGAGACGGGGTCGACCATCGCGTTCCTGGGGACCGGTGAGACGGTCCAGGACGTCGAGCGCTTCGAGCCGGACAGCTTCATCTCCCGGCTGCTCGGGATGGGGGACCTCAAGCAGCTCACCGAGCGCGTCGAGCGCGCGATGCACGAGACCCAGGAGGGCGAGGACGACTGGGACCCCGAGGACATGATGAAGGGGGAGTTCACGCTCCACGACATGCGCAAGCAGATGCAGGCGATGGACAACATGGGCCCCCTGGACCAGGTGATGGACATGATTCCGGGGATGGGCGGCGGCCTGATGGACGAACTGCCGGACAACGCGATGGACGTCACCCAGGACCGGATGCGGAACTTCGAGGTCATCATGGACTCGATGACCGAGGCGGAGATGGCGAACCCGCGCTCCGTCGGCGCCTCGCAGGTCAAGCGCATCGCGAAGGGGTCGGGGCAGTCCGAGGAGACGGTGAAGGAACTGCTCGACCAGCACAAGATGATGGCCCGCACGATGAAGCAGTTCCAGGGGATGGGCGACGGTGACATGCAGCGCATGATGAAGAAGATGCAGGGCGGCGGTGGCGGAGGCGGCGGCGGCTTCGGCGGCATGTTCTGA
- a CDS encoding carbon-monoxide dehydrogenase — protein sequence MSDRDPDAREPDGLVGERVARREDAALVTGNAAYTDDLDAPGQAYLAFVRSQRGHASVEDVDASSALERDDVLAVYTWEDVEASDAPGRLPVATSPLDFDPPGQPVLADGRVRYDGQPVAAVVAESRYAASAAASDVSVSYDALDVEVDPEAATDPDATALFEDAADNVAVRGDVGDEAATDAAFAAADRVVELDLENNRVLPTAMEPRAALARRDDADGRLTVTVACQNPHGQRSNLAHALGLAESDVRVVSPDVGGGFGHKGRPYPGEAVTAWAAMQLGRPVKWTATRSGNCRAGTHGRDHRTHAELAVDDDGTIRGIRADTTANAGAYAVDVGPAIAASYGRLLPNAYDVPAVHCETTVVFTNTAPVHAYRGAGRPEAIYVTERLVDAAARELGVDPVALRRQNLVHADDFPHETATGVTLDSGDYERALDEVVDAFDGALDAVERDDGRYVGVGVALHVEDAGSGFESGVVRIHPDGSVQVNAGTHSHGQGHATTYAQIVADELGAAYDDISVSEGDTDQVPQGTGTFGSRSTVVGGNAVAESAREVAEKVREAAASELEAPPEDVVVDDGECHVRGAPGRSVSLADVASAAYGAGDPDPGLEATTFYEAEDSTYPFGAHAAVVAIDPETGEVEVERYVAHDDCGVQVNPTLVEGQIHGGVAQGIGQARSEHAVYGENGSLHTAGLQEYGVPKAGDLPDIETRTTETPSPRNELGVKGIGEGGTIAAPPAVVNAIVDALEPFGVQHLDMPVTDQTVWKAIHGDEE from the coding sequence ATGTCAGACCGCGACCCCGACGCCCGCGAGCCGGACGGACTGGTCGGCGAGCGAGTGGCGCGCCGGGAGGACGCCGCGCTCGTCACCGGGAACGCGGCGTACACCGACGACCTGGACGCCCCCGGCCAGGCGTACCTCGCGTTCGTTCGGAGTCAGCGCGGCCACGCCAGCGTCGAGGACGTCGACGCGAGCAGCGCACTCGAACGCGACGACGTCCTCGCCGTGTACACGTGGGAGGACGTCGAGGCGTCGGACGCGCCGGGTCGCCTCCCGGTGGCCACCTCGCCCCTCGACTTCGACCCGCCCGGGCAGCCGGTGCTGGCGGACGGCCGCGTGCGCTACGACGGCCAGCCGGTCGCCGCCGTGGTCGCCGAGAGCCGGTACGCCGCAAGCGCCGCGGCCAGCGACGTTTCCGTGAGCTACGACGCCCTCGACGTGGAGGTCGACCCCGAGGCAGCCACCGACCCGGACGCGACCGCACTGTTCGAGGACGCGGCGGACAACGTCGCGGTTCGCGGTGACGTCGGGGACGAGGCGGCCACGGACGCGGCGTTCGCGGCCGCCGACCGCGTGGTCGAACTGGACCTCGAGAACAATCGCGTACTCCCGACGGCGATGGAGCCCCGAGCGGCGCTCGCGCGGCGAGACGACGCGGACGGACGGCTGACGGTGACGGTGGCCTGCCAGAACCCCCACGGCCAGCGGAGCAACCTCGCACACGCCCTCGGCCTCGCGGAGAGCGACGTACGAGTCGTCTCGCCGGACGTCGGCGGCGGGTTCGGCCACAAGGGCCGGCCGTACCCCGGGGAGGCGGTGACGGCGTGGGCGGCGATGCAGCTCGGCCGACCCGTGAAGTGGACGGCGACGCGGAGCGGGAACTGTCGCGCCGGGACCCACGGCCGCGACCACCGAACGCACGCCGAACTCGCCGTGGACGACGACGGCACGATTCGCGGCATCCGGGCGGACACCACGGCGAACGCGGGGGCGTACGCCGTCGACGTCGGACCCGCGATAGCGGCGAGTTACGGGCGACTGCTCCCGAACGCCTACGACGTGCCCGCGGTCCACTGCGAGACGACGGTGGTGTTCACGAACACCGCGCCCGTCCACGCCTACCGTGGCGCGGGCCGCCCGGAGGCCATCTACGTCACCGAGCGCCTGGTCGACGCGGCGGCGCGCGAACTCGGCGTCGACCCCGTGGCGCTCCGCCGGCAGAACCTCGTCCACGCGGACGACTTCCCACACGAGACGGCGACCGGCGTGACCCTCGACTCCGGGGACTACGAGCGCGCGCTCGACGAGGTAGTGGACGCATTCGACGGGGCTCTCGACGCCGTCGAACGGGACGACGGCCGCTACGTGGGTGTCGGCGTCGCACTCCACGTGGAGGACGCCGGCAGCGGTTTCGAGAGCGGGGTGGTGCGCATCCACCCGGACGGGAGCGTGCAAGTGAACGCGGGCACGCACTCCCACGGCCAGGGACACGCGACGACGTACGCCCAGATCGTCGCGGACGAACTCGGGGCCGCCTACGACGACATCTCGGTGAGCGAGGGCGACACCGACCAGGTGCCACAGGGCACGGGGACGTTCGGGAGTCGCAGCACCGTCGTCGGCGGAAACGCCGTCGCGGAGAGCGCCCGCGAGGTAGCCGAGAAAGTGCGGGAGGCCGCGGCGAGCGAACTCGAAGCGCCGCCCGAGGACGTGGTCGTGGACGACGGCGAGTGCCACGTTCGCGGCGCGCCGGGGCGCTCGGTGTCGCTCGCGGACGTCGCCAGCGCCGCGTACGGGGCCGGCGACCCCGACCCGGGCCTGGAGGCGACGACGTTCTACGAGGCCGAGGATTCGACGTACCCGTTCGGCGCGCACGCCGCCGTGGTCGCCATCGACCCGGAGACCGGCGAGGTCGAGGTCGAACGGTACGTCGCCCACGACGACTGCGGCGTCCAGGTGAACCCGACGCTCGTCGAGGGCCAGATCCACGGCGGCGTCGCGCAGGGCATCGGGCAGGCCCGCTCCGAGCACGCGGTCTACGGCGAGAACGGCTCGCTCCACACTGCCGGCCTCCAGGAGTACGGCGTCCCGAAGGCCGGGGACCTGCCCGACATCGAGACCCGGACGACCGAGACGCCGAGCCCCCGGAACGAACTCGGCGTGAAGGGCATCGGCGAGGGCGGCACCATCGCGGCCCCGCCGGCCGTCGTGAACGCAATCGTCGACGCCCTCGAACCGTTCGGCGTCCAGCATCTCGACATGCCCGTGACCGACCAGACGGTGTGGAAGGCGATACACGGCGACGAGGAGTGA
- a CDS encoding cell division protein FtsY — MFDGLKDKLSDFREDAEEVAEENAEELDDEEAAAPEDAEAAAADTDAAPGTTDDESVEEPAATAEADEPEASTDADADADSAADADAGESDDTPADDAEESDDDSGGFLSSATSFAKGRVKIHEDDLEEPLRELEFALLESDVEMSVADEIVETIREDLVGAERKFTESTDELVEDALRDALLSVIDVGHFDFDEAIATAEKPVTVVFTGVNGVGKTTSIAKLGKYLEDRGYSTVLANGDTYRAGANEQIQEHADNLGLKLIRHEQGGDPTAVIYDAVEYAEANDVDVVLGDTAGRLHTSNDLMSQLEKLGRVVDPDLTLFVDEAVAGQDAVNRAREFDEAASVDGTILTMADADSQGGAAISVAQVTGKPILFLGTGQGYDDLQKFDPEAMVEDLLAD; from the coding sequence ATGTTCGACGGTCTGAAGGACAAACTCTCGGACTTCCGGGAGGACGCAGAGGAGGTCGCCGAGGAGAACGCGGAAGAACTCGACGACGAGGAAGCGGCAGCGCCGGAGGACGCCGAGGCAGCCGCAGCGGACACCGACGCGGCCCCGGGAACCACGGACGACGAATCCGTCGAGGAGCCGGCGGCGACCGCGGAAGCGGACGAACCCGAGGCGTCCACCGACGCAGACGCGGACGCCGACTCCGCAGCCGATGCGGACGCGGGCGAGTCGGACGACACTCCTGCGGACGATGCCGAAGAGAGCGACGACGACTCCGGCGGCTTCTTGAGTTCCGCCACCTCGTTCGCGAAGGGGCGCGTCAAAATCCACGAGGACGACCTCGAGGAACCGCTCCGGGAACTGGAGTTCGCGCTCCTGGAGAGCGACGTGGAGATGAGCGTCGCCGACGAAATCGTCGAGACCATCCGCGAGGACCTCGTCGGCGCCGAGCGGAAGTTCACGGAGAGCACCGACGAACTCGTCGAGGATGCGCTCCGTGACGCCCTGCTGTCGGTCATCGACGTGGGGCACTTCGACTTCGACGAGGCCATCGCGACCGCCGAGAAACCAGTCACCGTCGTCTTCACGGGCGTCAACGGCGTCGGGAAGACGACCTCCATCGCGAAACTCGGGAAGTACCTCGAGGACCGCGGCTACTCGACCGTGCTGGCGAACGGCGACACGTACCGCGCCGGCGCGAACGAGCAGATACAGGAACACGCCGACAACCTCGGGCTGAAGCTCATCCGCCACGAGCAGGGCGGCGACCCGACGGCGGTCATCTACGACGCCGTGGAGTACGCCGAGGCCAACGACGTCGACGTCGTGCTCGGCGACACGGCGGGCCGCCTGCACACGTCGAACGACCTGATGAGCCAGCTGGAGAAGCTCGGCCGCGTCGTCGACCCCGACCTCACGCTGTTCGTCGACGAGGCGGTGGCGGGCCAGGACGCGGTCAACCGCGCCCGCGAGTTCGACGAAGCGGCGTCCGTCGACGGCACGATTCTGACGATGGCGGACGCCGACAGCCAGGGCGGCGCCGCCATCTCCGTCGCGCAGGTCACCGGCAAGCCGATTCTCTTCCTGGGCACCGGACAGGGGTACGACGACCTCCAGAAGTTCGACCCCGAGGCGATGGTCGAGGACCTGCTGGCCGACTGA
- a CDS encoding prefoldin subunit alpha, with protein MSLGGGGQQQLQQLSQEIQALEEEKEELENDIEALQAEKAEIEEAKEALDVLETGSTVQVPLGGDAYVRAEIQDIDEVVVSLGGGYAAEQSSDDAVDVLEERKDAVDDQIDDVREEISTVEEEQSSLEQQAQQAQQQMMQQQMQAQEQQQNGE; from the coding sequence ATGAGTCTTGGAGGCGGCGGTCAACAGCAGTTGCAGCAGTTGTCCCAGGAAATTCAGGCCCTCGAGGAGGAGAAAGAGGAGCTTGAGAACGACATCGAAGCGCTCCAGGCCGAGAAGGCCGAAATCGAGGAGGCCAAGGAGGCCCTCGACGTCCTCGAGACGGGGTCGACGGTGCAGGTCCCCCTCGGCGGCGACGCCTACGTGCGCGCCGAGATCCAGGACATCGACGAGGTCGTTGTCAGCCTCGGCGGCGGCTACGCTGCGGAGCAGTCCAGCGACGACGCCGTCGACGTGCTCGAGGAGCGCAAGGACGCCGTCGACGACCAGATCGACGACGTGCGCGAGGAGATTTCGACGGTCGAGGAGGAGCAGTCCTCGCTCGAACAGCAGGCTCAGCAGGCCCAGCAGCAGATGATGCAGCAGCAGATGCAGGCCCAGGAGCAGCAGCAGAACGGCGAATAA
- a CDS encoding methyltransferase type 11 has protein sequence MPPDDDPIAEDAYDELADEYDEDVKSNAYNAHLEFPATSSLVPDVEGKQILDAGCGTGVYTAWLLDQGADVVGVDVSEAMLARARENTGGRADLQRADLGAPLPVAEDSFDGVLSALALDYVEQWEAPLSEFARLVRPGAFLVFSVAHPLDVFEEGGESNYFAVERQTKEWAVDVPYYRRPFSAVVEPLLDAGFDLERVVEPQPTEAFRELRPERYEKESRNPVFLCVRARLAE, from the coding sequence GTGCCCCCCGACGACGACCCCATCGCGGAGGACGCCTACGACGAACTCGCCGACGAGTACGACGAGGACGTGAAGTCGAACGCGTACAACGCCCACCTCGAGTTCCCGGCGACTAGTTCGCTCGTCCCGGACGTGGAGGGCAAACAGATCCTCGACGCTGGCTGTGGCACGGGCGTCTACACGGCGTGGCTGCTCGACCAGGGCGCCGACGTCGTCGGCGTCGACGTGAGCGAGGCGATGCTGGCCCGAGCCAGGGAGAACACCGGCGGCCGGGCGGACCTCCAGAGAGCCGACCTCGGAGCGCCGCTGCCGGTCGCCGAGGACTCCTTCGACGGCGTCCTCAGCGCGCTCGCCCTCGACTACGTCGAGCAGTGGGAGGCTCCGCTCTCGGAGTTCGCGCGGCTGGTGCGACCGGGTGCCTTTCTCGTCTTCTCGGTCGCCCACCCACTGGACGTCTTCGAGGAGGGCGGGGAGTCGAACTACTTCGCGGTCGAACGCCAGACGAAGGAGTGGGCGGTCGACGTGCCGTACTACCGCCGGCCGTTCTCGGCGGTCGTCGAGCCACTGCTCGACGCCGGGTTCGACCTGGAGCGCGTCGTCGAACCCCAGCCCACCGAGGCGTTCAGAGAACTGCGGCCGGAGCGCTACGAGAAGGAATCGCGGAATCCCGTCTTTCTCTGCGTTCGGGCGCGGCTGGCGGAGTGA
- a CDS encoding translation initiation factor IF-6 (eIF-6; binds to the 60S ribosomal subunit and prevents its association with the 40S ribosomal subunit to form the 80S initiation complex in eukaryotes), which produces MLRAAFIGSPYVGVFARATDDCVLLRQDLDDDLTADVADELGVPAVETTIGGSTTVGSLVAGNGNGLLVSGRVRQRELDRIDDQVGVTVGELPGRVNAAGNVVVANDNGAYVHSELTRDAVEAVEDALDVPVTRGRLAGVNTVGTAAVATNDGVLCHPKSTDDELDAIEDALGVHADIGTINYGAPLVGSGLVANENGYVVGQDTTGPELGRIDDALGYID; this is translated from the coding sequence TTGCTACGCGCTGCTTTCATCGGGTCCCCGTACGTCGGTGTGTTCGCCCGCGCCACCGACGACTGCGTCCTCCTCAGACAGGACCTCGACGACGACCTGACCGCGGACGTGGCCGACGAACTCGGCGTCCCCGCCGTAGAGACGACCATCGGCGGGTCGACGACCGTCGGCTCACTGGTCGCCGGTAACGGCAACGGACTGCTCGTCAGCGGCCGCGTCCGGCAGCGCGAACTCGACCGCATCGACGACCAGGTGGGCGTGACCGTCGGCGAACTCCCCGGCCGCGTCAACGCCGCCGGGAACGTCGTCGTCGCCAACGACAACGGCGCCTACGTCCACTCCGAACTCACCCGGGACGCCGTGGAGGCCGTCGAAGACGCCCTCGACGTGCCCGTGACCCGCGGCCGCCTCGCGGGCGTCAACACCGTCGGCACCGCCGCCGTCGCGACGAACGACGGCGTGCTCTGCCACCCGAAGTCCACGGACGACGAACTCGACGCTATCGAGGACGCCCTCGGCGTCCACGCGGACATCGGCACCATCAACTACGGCGCGCCGCTCGTCGGTTCCGGTCTGGTCGCCAACGAGAACGGCTACGTCGTCGGGCAGGACACCACCGGCCCGGAGCTCGGCCGCATCGACGACGCCCTCGGCTACATCGACTGA
- a CDS encoding 50S ribosomal protein L31 produces the protein MSASDFEERIVTVPLRDVTKVPKHEQAGQAMTIVREHLAKHFAVENDEVRLDPSINEAVWDKGQKNPPRKLRVHAARFVEDGETVVEAELEE, from the coding sequence ATGAGTGCCAGCGACTTCGAGGAGCGCATCGTCACCGTACCGCTCCGCGACGTGACGAAGGTGCCAAAGCACGAGCAGGCCGGGCAGGCGATGACCATCGTGCGCGAGCACCTCGCGAAGCACTTCGCCGTCGAGAACGACGAGGTCCGCCTCGACCCCTCCATCAACGAGGCGGTCTGGGACAAGGGCCAGAAGAACCCGCCGCGGAAGCTCCGCGTCCACGCCGCCCGCTTCGTCGAGGACGGCGAGACGGTCGTCGAAGCCGAACTCGAAGAGTAA
- a CDS encoding 50S ribosomal protein L39, with the protein MGKKSKAKKKRLAKLERQNSRVPAWVMMKTNREVQRNPKRRNWRRNDTDE; encoded by the coding sequence ATGGGCAAGAAGTCGAAGGCGAAGAAGAAGCGCCTGGCGAAGCTCGAGCGGCAGAACAGCCGCGTGCCGGCGTGGGTCATGATGAAGACGAACCGTGAGGTCCAGCGAAACCCGAAGCGCCGCAACTGGCGGCGTAACGACACCGACGAATAA
- a CDS encoding 2'-5' RNA ligase, with the protein MRLFVSVDLPDALADAVADVQEELAGASGLNFVDPEQAHVTLKFLGDVPDTRVEAVGDALETAVERADVEPFEATFEGLGVFPSLEYISVVWLGVGDGSAELTRLHEAIEREFVQEHGFGREDHEFTPHVTLARMEHAGGKELVQDVVRERDPTVGTVRVSAVRLTESRLTADGPNYETVRAVRL; encoded by the coding sequence ATGCGGCTGTTCGTCAGCGTCGACCTGCCCGACGCGCTCGCCGACGCGGTGGCAGACGTACAAGAGGAACTCGCGGGTGCGAGCGGGCTGAACTTCGTGGACCCCGAGCAGGCCCACGTCACGCTGAAGTTCCTCGGCGACGTCCCGGACACCCGTGTCGAGGCGGTCGGTGACGCCCTGGAGACTGCCGTCGAACGGGCGGACGTCGAGCCGTTCGAGGCCACCTTCGAGGGGCTGGGCGTCTTCCCGAGTCTGGAGTACATCTCCGTGGTGTGGCTCGGCGTCGGCGACGGCAGTGCAGAGCTGACACGGCTCCACGAGGCCATCGAGCGGGAGTTCGTGCAGGAACACGGCTTCGGCCGGGAGGACCACGAGTTCACGCCACACGTCACGCTCGCGCGGATGGAGCACGCCGGCGGGAAGGAACTCGTCCAGGACGTCGTCCGCGAGCGCGACCCTACGGTCGGGACGGTGCGCGTCTCGGCGGTCCGGCTCACGGAGAGCAGGCTCACAGCCGACGGACCGAACTACGAGACGGTGCGCGCAGTGCGTCTCTGA
- a CDS encoding cysteine desulfurase, with protein sequence MKASEQEPLDVERIREDFPILEREVSDGKQLVYLDNAATAQTPDQVVDVIADYYRRYNANVHRGIHQLSQEASVAYEDAHDRLAEFVGADGREEMVFTKNTTECENLVAGAWGLNELGPGDEVVLTEMEHHASLVTWQQVAKRTGAEVKYIPVTDEGYLDMDAAAELITDDTQLVNAVHVSNTLGTVNPVADLADLAHDHDALFFVDGAQSAPTRPVDVKEMDADFFAFSGHKMLGPTGIGCLYGKRHLLEEMEPHLYGGSMIERVTFEDSTWADLPWKFEAGTPVIAQGIALSAAVDYLDDVGMERIQAHEERLTGYAYDQLDAHDDVDILGPPGDDRGAVVSFNVDGIHAHDLSTILNDYGVAIRAGDHCTQPLHQKLGIPASTRASFYLYNTKSEVDALVEGVDAARDIFN encoded by the coding sequence ATGAAAGCGAGCGAACAGGAGCCGCTCGACGTCGAGCGCATCCGCGAGGACTTCCCCATCCTCGAGCGCGAGGTATCCGACGGGAAGCAACTCGTCTACCTCGACAACGCGGCGACCGCGCAGACGCCCGACCAGGTCGTCGACGTCATCGCGGACTACTACCGGCGGTACAACGCGAACGTCCACCGCGGCATCCACCAGTTGAGCCAGGAGGCCTCCGTCGCCTACGAGGACGCCCACGACCGCCTCGCGGAGTTCGTCGGCGCCGACGGCCGCGAGGAGATGGTGTTCACGAAGAACACCACGGAGTGCGAGAACCTCGTCGCAGGCGCGTGGGGACTGAACGAACTCGGGCCCGGCGACGAGGTCGTGCTCACGGAGATGGAACACCACGCCTCCCTCGTCACGTGGCAGCAGGTCGCCAAGCGCACGGGCGCCGAGGTGAAGTACATCCCCGTCACCGACGAGGGCTACCTCGACATGGACGCGGCCGCGGAACTCATCACCGACGACACCCAGCTGGTCAACGCCGTCCACGTCTCGAACACCCTCGGGACCGTCAACCCGGTCGCCGACCTCGCGGACCTCGCCCACGACCACGACGCGCTGTTCTTCGTCGACGGCGCGCAGTCCGCTCCCACCCGCCCCGTCGACGTCAAGGAGATGGACGCGGACTTCTTCGCGTTCTCCGGCCACAAGATGCTCGGCCCGACCGGCATCGGCTGTCTGTACGGCAAGCGCCACCTCCTCGAGGAGATGGAGCCCCACCTCTACGGCGGCAGTATGATCGAACGCGTCACCTTCGAGGACTCGACGTGGGCGGACCTCCCGTGGAAGTTCGAGGCCGGCACGCCCGTCATCGCGCAGGGTATCGCGCTCTCGGCGGCCGTCGACTACCTCGACGACGTCGGCATGGAGCGCATCCAGGCCCACGAGGAGCGCCTGACGGGGTACGCCTACGACCAGCTGGACGCCCACGACGACGTCGACATCCTCGGCCCGCCGGGCGACGACCGCGGCGCCGTCGTCTCGTTCAACGTCGACGGCATCCACGCCCACGACCTCTCGACCATCCTCAACGACTACGGCGTCGCCATCCGCGCGGGCGACCACTGTACCCAGCCACTCCACCAGAAACTCGGCATCCCCGCGTCCACCCGTGCGTCGTTCTACCTCTACAACACGAAGTCGGAGGTGGACGCGCTCGTCGAGGGCGTCGACGCAGCCCGCGATATCTTTAACTGA